Proteins encoded together in one Lachnospiraceae bacterium JLR.KK008 window:
- a CDS encoding dihydroorotate dehydrogenase electron transfer subunit → MQKKKEWGTVLSQKEMAPDIFDMWIRTSLAVSARPGQFIAVYPQAESTLLPRPISICETDREGERLRIVYRIAGKGTREFASYRQGDTIAVMGPLGNGFLLEAAEGRRTFLIGGGIGIPPMLQLAKELTGEKTVIAGYRDRHLFLKEDFEQYGTFYAATEDGSEGTKGNVMDAIAAQGLTADVIYACGPMPMLRAVKAYAQDVGIRAYLSLEERMACGVGACLGCVCKTTKKDGHSHVNNARICTDGPVFEAGEVDI, encoded by the coding sequence ATGCAAAAGAAGAAGGAATGGGGCACAGTCCTCTCTCAGAAAGAGATGGCGCCGGATATTTTTGATATGTGGATCAGGACAAGTCTGGCGGTTTCTGCCAGACCAGGACAGTTTATTGCCGTCTATCCGCAGGCGGAGAGTACGCTTCTGCCGAGGCCGATCAGTATATGCGAGACCGATCGGGAAGGGGAACGGCTGCGTATCGTGTACCGGATTGCAGGCAAGGGGACAAGAGAGTTTGCTTCTTACCGGCAGGGGGATACCATTGCTGTTATGGGACCGCTTGGCAACGGGTTTTTGCTTGAGGCGGCAGAAGGAAGGCGAACCTTTCTCATCGGCGGCGGGATCGGGATTCCCCCGATGTTACAGCTTGCGAAAGAGCTGACGGGAGAGAAAACAGTGATCGCCGGGTACCGGGACAGGCATCTGTTTTTAAAAGAAGATTTTGAACAATATGGGACCTTTTATGCTGCTACGGAAGATGGCAGTGAGGGGACGAAAGGAAATGTGATGGACGCCATCGCTGCGCAGGGACTTACGGCGGATGTGATCTATGCCTGCGGACCGATGCCAATGCTGCGGGCTGTAAAAGCGTATGCGCAGGATGTCGGGATCAGGGCTTATCTTTCACTGGAAGAGCGCATGGCGTGCGGCGTTGGCGCCTGCCTCGGCTGCGTATGCAAAACAACGAAGAAGGACGGGCATTCTCATGTGAACAATGCAAGAATCTGTACGGATGGACCGGTGTTCGAAGCGGGAGAGGTGGATATTTGA
- a CDS encoding dihydroorotate dehydrogenase: MNTEVTIAGITFKNPVMTASGTFGSGMEYGEFIDLNRLGAVVTKGVASTPWPGNPTPRIAEVYGGMLNAIGLQNPGVAVFIERDLAFLEQFNTRVIVNVCGKTVEEYLDVVEKLGDTKTDMLEINVSCPNVREGAIAFGQSADALYDITSQIRKKARQPVIMKLSPNVTDITEMARAAEAAGADALSLINTITGMKIDIHKRKFVLANKTGGMSGPAIKPVAVRMVYQCAKAVKIPIIGMGGIASGEDAVEFLMAGATAVSVGAMNFINPCACTEVIDGIEAYMRRYGIEDVHELIGCVN; encoded by the coding sequence ATGAATACGGAAGTAACGATTGCAGGCATAACATTTAAAAATCCGGTGATGACAGCCTCCGGAACCTTTGGCTCCGGTATGGAATATGGGGAATTTATAGATTTGAACCGGCTGGGCGCTGTCGTGACAAAAGGCGTGGCCTCCACGCCGTGGCCGGGTAACCCCACGCCCCGTATCGCGGAAGTATACGGAGGTATGCTCAATGCCATTGGCTTACAGAATCCGGGTGTAGCAGTTTTTATCGAACGGGATCTTGCATTTCTGGAACAGTTTAATACGAGAGTGATCGTCAATGTGTGCGGGAAGACCGTGGAGGAGTATCTGGATGTCGTGGAGAAACTCGGAGATACAAAGACGGACATGCTGGAGATCAATGTCTCCTGTCCGAATGTCAGGGAAGGCGCCATTGCCTTCGGACAAAGCGCAGACGCGCTGTATGATATTACCTCACAGATCAGGAAAAAGGCCCGCCAGCCTGTGATTATGAAGCTGAGTCCCAATGTGACCGATATTACGGAGATGGCCAGGGCTGCGGAGGCGGCCGGGGCCGATGCGCTTTCGCTCATCAACACGATTACCGGAATGAAGATCGATATTCATAAAAGAAAGTTTGTGTTAGCCAACAAGACAGGCGGGATGTCCGGTCCTGCTATCAAACCGGTCGCAGTGCGGATGGTATACCAGTGTGCCAAGGCGGTGAAGATACCGATTATCGGCATGGGAGGAATTGCGAGCGGTGAAGATGCGGTGGAATTTCTGATGGCCGGAGCGACGGCGGTCAGTGTGGGGGCGATGAATTTTATCAATCCCTGTGCCTGCACGGAAGTGATTGACGGCATTGAGGCATATATGCGCCGATATGGCATAGAAGATGTCCATGAGCTCATCGGCTGCGTGAACTAA
- a CDS encoding SPOCS domain-containing protein, translating to MELVKKNIHMDRIKCKAATQITLEDDRNVPDQKPDMERIILQKGEVKTDEIKTSEDHVNVKGKVEFHILYVTADGAVSRIDGQLPFEEQVYMDGVQNGDNVEIRSKLEDLSIDMVNSRKLSMRALLSLDLCVEELYDEEMAVELYHEEPIETKKHLLTIAEIAIQKKDILRFKEEIEMPQSFPNIFEIIWEEVRISGMNFEAQQEQITAQGEIQVFLLYEGEGEDRPLKCFEKTIPFKETIECQGSSELMIPDISWQISHSEIEVRADFDGEERVACLDLVLDLDIKLYEEEQIEALSDVYGVSKDVQAIKKQSSLSRLLLRTSGKTKVTEQVKLPAGIPDIAEICHSRGEAVIETMELTPEGVELAGTLTVEVLYLAGEGKGLASFQTELPFQYELPAAGLSDACSYDVMPTLEQFAVSGLSSGELDIKAVIGFGLLGFCSMEEETITDISIEEPDMEVMKDLPGIVVYVAREGDDLWNLGKKYYVPLEQIREMNHLSTDVLKAGEKVLIVR from the coding sequence ATGGAATTGGTGAAAAAAAATATACATATGGATCGTATAAAGTGTAAGGCAGCAACACAGATCACATTGGAGGATGACAGAAACGTGCCGGATCAGAAGCCGGACATGGAGCGGATCATTTTGCAGAAAGGGGAAGTGAAGACTGACGAAATCAAAACATCGGAAGACCATGTCAATGTGAAAGGGAAAGTCGAATTTCATATCCTGTATGTGACGGCGGATGGGGCGGTAAGCCGGATCGACGGTCAGCTTCCGTTTGAGGAACAGGTGTACATGGACGGTGTGCAGAATGGGGACAATGTAGAGATACGGTCCAAACTGGAAGACTTGAGTATCGATATGGTTAATTCCAGAAAGCTGAGTATGCGTGCGCTGCTTTCCCTAGATCTTTGTGTGGAAGAGCTGTATGATGAAGAAATGGCAGTGGAATTATATCATGAGGAACCGATTGAGACGAAGAAACATCTGCTGACGATCGCAGAGATCGCCATTCAGAAAAAAGATATTCTGCGGTTTAAGGAAGAGATCGAGATGCCGCAGAGTTTTCCCAATATTTTTGAGATTATTTGGGAGGAAGTGCGCATTTCAGGTATGAATTTTGAAGCGCAGCAGGAACAGATCACGGCACAGGGTGAGATACAGGTCTTTCTCCTCTATGAGGGAGAAGGGGAGGATCGTCCGCTGAAATGCTTTGAAAAAACGATACCGTTCAAAGAGACAATAGAGTGTCAGGGAAGCAGTGAACTGATGATACCGGATATTTCCTGGCAGATCAGCCACAGTGAGATCGAAGTGAGAGCGGATTTTGACGGGGAGGAACGTGTGGCTTGTCTTGATCTGGTTCTTGATCTGGACATCAAGCTGTATGAGGAAGAGCAGATCGAAGCGCTCAGCGATGTGTACGGCGTATCGAAAGATGTGCAGGCGATCAAGAAACAGAGCAGTCTCAGCCGTCTGCTGCTGCGCACTTCCGGGAAGACAAAAGTGACAGAGCAGGTGAAACTTCCGGCCGGTATCCCGGACATTGCAGAAATCTGCCACAGCAGAGGGGAGGCTGTGATAGAGACTATGGAATTGACGCCGGAGGGCGTGGAGCTGGCGGGAACGCTGACGGTAGAAGTATTGTATCTGGCAGGTGAGGGAAAAGGCCTGGCTTCTTTCCAGACTGAGCTGCCTTTCCAGTATGAACTTCCGGCGGCTGGCCTCAGTGATGCCTGCAGCTATGACGTAATGCCGACGCTGGAGCAGTTTGCGGTGTCCGGACTCAGCAGCGGGGAGCTGGATATTAAAGCTGTGATTGGGTTTGGTCTGCTTGGTTTCTGCAGTATGGAGGAGGAAACGATCACCGACATTTCCATCGAGGAGCCGGACATGGAAGTGATGAAAGATCTTCCGGGTATTGTCGTCTATGTTGCCAGAGAAGGAGATGATCTCTGGAATCTTGGCAAGAAATACTATGTGCCTCTGGAACAGATACGAGAGATGAATCATTTAAGTACTGATGTGCTGAAAGCGGGGGAGAAAGTGCTGATCGTGAGATAG
- the ispE gene encoding 4-(cytidine 5'-diphospho)-2-C-methyl-D-erythritol kinase, whose protein sequence is METLILKAMAKVNLGLDVVRRMENGYHQVKMIMQTINLFDELTFERAQEGITLRVDDETLPADENNLIWKAASLISQVHPFPGGVTISLKKRIPVAAGMAGGSTDAAAVFHGLNALFALGMDIEEMKRLGVQIGADVPYCIVGGTMLSEGIGEVLTPLPQVPEAFLVIAKPEIAVSTKYVYENLHVETITHHPDIDGVRLAVENSDLGGMCRRMENILETVTEKKYPVISKIKHLLKESGAMTALMSGSGPTVFGVFETKAAADNAREAVAASGLAKQLFVTTFSDCACVEVSRRGEGKDTVVSTRAQK, encoded by the coding sequence ATGGAAACACTGATCTTAAAAGCAATGGCAAAAGTGAATCTGGGACTTGATGTTGTCCGCCGTATGGAAAATGGGTATCATCAGGTAAAAATGATCATGCAGACGATCAATCTGTTTGATGAGCTGACGTTTGAGCGGGCGCAGGAAGGAATTACCCTGCGTGTAGACGATGAAACGCTTCCGGCAGATGAAAATAATCTGATTTGGAAGGCGGCATCACTCATATCACAGGTTCATCCTTTTCCGGGGGGAGTCACGATCTCCCTGAAAAAGAGAATCCCTGTTGCGGCGGGGATGGCCGGCGGCAGCACGGATGCTGCGGCCGTATTCCATGGATTGAATGCACTGTTTGCGCTTGGCATGGATATTGAAGAGATGAAGCGGCTGGGAGTTCAGATCGGGGCTGATGTGCCGTATTGTATTGTCGGCGGGACGATGCTCTCCGAGGGGATTGGAGAAGTGCTGACGCCGCTGCCGCAGGTGCCGGAGGCGTTTCTTGTGATTGCCAAACCGGAGATTGCGGTATCCACAAAATATGTATATGAAAACCTGCATGTGGAGACAATCACACATCATCCGGACATTGACGGAGTGAGACTGGCAGTCGAAAACAGCGATCTGGGCGGCATGTGCCGCCGTATGGAGAATATACTGGAAACAGTGACAGAAAAGAAATATCCGGTCATTTCGAAAATCAAACATCTGTTAAAAGAAAGCGGCGCGATGACAGCGCTGATGAGTGGCAGCGGTCCGACTGTGTTTGGTGTTTTTGAGACGAAAGCGGCAGCGGATAACGCCCGTGAGGCAGTCGCGGCGAGCGGGCTGGCGAAGCAGCTCTTTGTGACGACATTCTCGGACTGTGCCTGTGTGGAAGTAAGCAGGCGCGGGGAAGGGAAAGATACTGTAGTTTCAACGAGGGCGCAGAAATGA
- a CDS encoding GntR family transcriptional regulator, with protein MKEDNLQVNMNEFLPLRDVVFNTLRKGILTGELKPGERLMEIHLAKRLGVSRTPIREAIRKLELEGLVTMIPRRGAQVANITEKNLKDVLEVRQALEGLAIALACERITEETKAELEKRLNQVETAMKTKDTSEIASADVAFHDMLVEASGNARLRQLVNNLGEQMYRYRFEYIKDVSKHSQIIQEHRSMFDSIMEKDAKKAAQAVRLHISNQEEAIMRKIKNEQGSGSGNVESAHS; from the coding sequence ATGAAAGAAGATAATTTACAGGTGAATATGAATGAGTTTCTTCCTCTGAGAGACGTCGTGTTCAATACACTTCGAAAAGGGATATTGACGGGAGAGTTGAAACCGGGGGAGCGCCTGATGGAGATCCATCTGGCAAAACGTCTCGGTGTCAGCCGTACACCGATCCGGGAGGCAATCCGCAAACTGGAACTGGAAGGGTTGGTGACAATGATTCCGCGCAGGGGCGCGCAGGTTGCCAACATCACGGAAAAAAATCTCAAAGATGTGTTGGAAGTACGACAGGCGCTGGAAGGACTGGCAATCGCACTCGCCTGTGAGAGAATCACAGAGGAGACAAAAGCGGAATTGGAAAAACGGTTGAATCAGGTGGAGACTGCCATGAAGACAAAGGATACGAGTGAGATTGCCAGCGCTGATGTGGCATTTCATGATATGCTCGTGGAGGCTTCCGGGAATGCCAGACTGAGACAGCTTGTCAACAATCTGGGCGAACAGATGTACCGTTACCGCTTTGAATATATCAAAGATGTGAGCAAGCATTCTCAGATCATACAGGAACACAGAAGTATGTTTGACAGTATCATGGAAAAGGATGCGAAAAAAGCGGCGCAAGCCGTGAGACTGCATATCAGCAATCAGGAAGAAGCGATCATGAGGAAGATTAAAAATGAACAGGGGTCTGGCAGCGGTAATGTGGAATCGGCTCACAGCTGA
- the murI gene encoding glutamate racemase has translation MDHSAPVGVFDSGIGGLTVVREIMRQIPNEKIVYFGDTARVPYGTKSRETVTRYSRQIVRFLEKQDVKAIVVACNTASAYALDQIEKEIDIPIIGVVKPGAKVAADTTRNGKIGVIGTEATISSGIYSQYIKEIDSGVEVMAKACPLFVSLVEEGLLNDPVTDEIAMRYLSGLVDSGIDTLILGCTHYPLIRSTIGKVMGDEVTLVNPAYETARELRVLLERHRMLNEHSPGLGTNRYQFFVSDAADKFMRFANSIIKYGILSAKTIHIEEY, from the coding sequence ATGGATCATAGCGCACCAGTCGGGGTATTTGACTCGGGAATCGGAGGGCTTACGGTAGTACGTGAGATCATGCGTCAGATTCCCAATGAGAAGATCGTCTATTTCGGAGATACGGCGCGGGTGCCGTATGGGACGAAGTCGCGGGAGACGGTTACGAGATATTCCCGGCAGATCGTCCGTTTTTTGGAAAAACAGGATGTCAAGGCGATCGTGGTGGCCTGCAACACAGCCAGTGCATATGCCCTCGATCAGATCGAAAAGGAAATTGACATACCGATCATCGGAGTCGTGAAGCCAGGGGCGAAGGTGGCGGCCGACACGACGCGCAATGGCAAGATCGGGGTAATCGGCACGGAGGCGACGATAAGCAGCGGCATCTATTCCCAGTACATAAAAGAAATTGATTCCGGCGTGGAAGTGATGGCAAAGGCCTGTCCGCTTTTTGTCTCGCTGGTGGAGGAAGGGCTGCTGAACGATCCGGTGACGGATGAGATTGCCATGCGGTATCTGAGCGGGTTGGTGGACAGCGGCATTGATACGTTGATCCTTGGCTGTACGCATTATCCGCTGATCCGTTCCACGATCGGCAAAGTGATGGGGGATGAAGTGACGCTGGTCAACCCTGCGTACGAGACGGCAAGAGAATTACGAGTGTTATTGGAACGTCACCGGATGCTGAACGAGCATAGTCCCGGACTTGGTACGAACCGTTACCAGTTTTTTGTCAGTGATGCGGCGGATAAATTTATGCGCTTTGCCAATTCTATTATCAAATATGGGATTCTGTCAGCAAAAACGATTCATATAGAAGAATATTAG
- a CDS encoding DUF1934 domain-containing protein yields MTKDVLLSIKGLQFEGANDISDLETITAAEYFKKNNNHYVIYEEATEGFRDTTKNIIKWNSETLDLTKRGLINVHMIFEEKKKNMTDYRTPFGSILIGIDTRQIQVKEREKEIDVSVDYALEINYEHLADCKISVNVRAKEDRGISAGQQNETI; encoded by the coding sequence ATGACAAAAGATGTACTGCTTTCTATCAAGGGGCTGCAGTTTGAAGGTGCAAATGACATCAGTGATCTGGAGACAATTACGGCTGCGGAATATTTTAAGAAAAATAACAACCATTATGTTATATATGAGGAGGCAACGGAAGGCTTCCGCGATACGACGAAAAATATCATCAAATGGAACAGTGAAACGCTCGATCTGACAAAACGGGGACTGATCAATGTTCATATGATTTTTGAAGAAAAGAAGAAGAATATGACAGATTACCGCACGCCGTTTGGCAGTATTCTGATCGGCATCGATACGCGGCAGATTCAGGTGAAAGAGCGGGAGAAGGAGATCGATGTCAGTGTCGATTATGCGCTGGAAATCAACTACGAACATCTGGCTGACTGTAAGATTTCCGTGAATGTGCGGGCCAAGGAAGACCGGGGCATATCTGCCGGGCAGCAGAATGAAACAATCTGA
- the cls gene encoding cardiolipin synthase — protein MEMFWKTAWNMMSFLFQHLLIINCILSIVIIFFQRKNPTSVWTWLLLLYFIPVAGFIFYLLIGGDMHKSKMFRTKEVEDHIHEAICRQEASIQTKMLQEESPHLKKYSDLIYYNLQSAGVMLTDNNRIRAYTDGREKFAALLEDLKQAREFIHIQYYIIKDDVLFQRIKEVLMQKAREGVEVRILCDGMGGRTVSPKCWQELHSCGIHTAIFFPALLRRLHLRINYRNHRKIVVIDGAVGYVGGFNIGKEYIGLDDRFGYWRDTHLRIEGAAAAGLALRFILDWNYAARENLFDGDGAGKYLREPEETVGSSQVQIISSGPDSKLQNIRNNYLRLISKAEKSIYIQTPYFIPDDAVFHALIMAAYSGVEVNIMIPCKPDHPFVYWATYSYIGDMVMAGANCYTYNNGFLHAKGLIVDDQVYCYGTANMDIRSFRLNFEVNAVVYDEKEAEKMVDSFHNDMQVCTKITRDLYVSRRLDIRFREQVCRLLSPLL, from the coding sequence ATGGAGATGTTTTGGAAAACGGCATGGAATATGATGTCCTTTTTATTTCAGCATCTTTTGATCATAAATTGTATCTTGTCGATTGTGATTATTTTTTTTCAGCGCAAAAATCCCACCTCTGTCTGGACGTGGCTGTTGCTCTTATATTTTATACCGGTGGCAGGGTTTATCTTTTATCTGCTGATCGGTGGGGATATGCACAAGAGTAAGATGTTTCGCACAAAAGAAGTGGAGGACCATATTCATGAGGCAATCTGTCGGCAGGAGGCAAGCATTCAGACAAAGATGCTTCAGGAGGAGTCTCCGCATTTAAAGAAATATTCGGACCTGATCTATTATAATCTGCAAAGCGCAGGGGTGATGCTGACAGATAACAATCGGATCAGGGCGTATACGGATGGCAGGGAAAAGTTTGCTGCACTGCTGGAAGATTTGAAACAAGCCAGGGAATTTATCCATATTCAGTATTATATTATCAAGGATGACGTGCTGTTTCAGCGGATCAAGGAAGTGCTGATGCAGAAAGCCCGGGAAGGGGTAGAGGTGCGCATTCTCTGCGATGGCATGGGCGGGCGGACTGTCTCTCCGAAATGCTGGCAGGAGCTGCATTCGTGCGGCATTCACACGGCTATCTTTTTCCCGGCGTTGCTGCGCAGGCTTCATCTGCGTATCAACTATCGCAATCACAGAAAGATCGTCGTCATCGACGGAGCGGTCGGCTATGTGGGAGGATTTAATATCGGCAAAGAATATATCGGACTGGATGACAGATTTGGCTACTGGCGGGATACGCATCTGCGTATCGAGGGAGCGGCAGCGGCAGGTCTGGCACTGCGATTTATTCTGGACTGGAATTATGCGGCGAGAGAAAATCTGTTTGACGGGGATGGCGCGGGGAAATATCTGCGGGAACCGGAGGAAACAGTGGGCAGCAGTCAGGTACAGATTATCTCCAGCGGCCCTGATTCCAAGCTGCAAAATATCAGGAACAACTATCTGCGTCTGATCAGTAAGGCGGAGAAAAGTATTTATATCCAGACACCTTATTTCATACCGGACGATGCGGTCTTTCATGCTCTGATCATGGCGGCTTATTCCGGTGTGGAGGTCAATATTATGATCCCCTGCAAGCCGGATCATCCGTTCGTATACTGGGCCACGTATTCTTACATCGGGGATATGGTAATGGCGGGAGCAAACTGTTATACTTATAACAACGGGTTTCTTCATGCCAAAGGACTGATCGTGGACGACCAGGTATACTGCTATGGTACGGCGAATATGGACATCCGCAGTTTCCGGCTGAACTTTGAAGTGAACGCGGTCGTATATGACGAGAAGGAAGCGGAAAAAATGGTAGATTCTTTTCACAATGATATGCAGGTATGCACGAAGATCACAAGGGACCTGTATGTGTCCCGCCGTTTGGACATCCGGTTCCGGGAACAGGTGTGCAGACTGTTGTCTCCGTTATTGTAA
- the tig gene encoding trigger factor: MMKKRMGLLVCLLFTAAFLGGCGGKYTTLAELNTDKYVTLGEYKGLEISVPVMEVTDDYIDNYIGFILSSQSQWEVVSEDRPAKMGDMVNIDYVGKIDGEAFAGGTDQGYDLQLGSGAFIPGFEEGLVGAVKGETRDVTLTFPDPYLNNPDMSGAEAVFTVTINEMKEKRMPELTDDFVVSLGLEECSTVEEYREYVRTLGEQYALETYDKNVEESLIGQAMAGCTFQEPPKAMVDEYYDTIVKNFSLTAASGGLSLEQLFTSYGITMEQFEEEERVRAAEECRRDIMLQAIANKENITVSQEEIDAADVDSTGSGNGRDAVMRSKVVAFLRENAAITE; encoded by the coding sequence ATGATGAAAAAACGAATGGGACTGCTTGTATGTCTGCTCTTTACAGCGGCATTTCTTGGCGGATGTGGTGGAAAATATACGACACTGGCGGAGCTCAATACTGATAAATATGTGACGCTTGGTGAATATAAAGGATTGGAAATATCGGTGCCTGTCATGGAGGTGACAGACGATTATATCGATAATTATATCGGCTTTATTCTGAGCAGCCAGTCACAGTGGGAGGTTGTATCGGAAGACCGGCCGGCGAAGATGGGCGATATGGTGAATATTGATTATGTGGGAAAGATCGACGGAGAAGCCTTTGCCGGCGGCACGGATCAGGGATATGATCTGCAGCTTGGCTCGGGTGCATTTATTCCGGGGTTTGAGGAGGGACTGGTAGGAGCCGTAAAAGGTGAGACGAGAGATGTCACGCTGACATTCCCGGACCCTTATTTGAACAACCCGGACATGTCGGGCGCGGAGGCAGTCTTCACGGTAACGATCAATGAGATGAAAGAGAAACGGATGCCGGAGCTGACGGATGATTTTGTTGTTTCCCTTGGGCTGGAGGAATGCAGTACGGTAGAGGAATATCGTGAATATGTGCGTACTCTGGGAGAGCAATATGCGCTGGAGACTTATGATAAAAACGTCGAGGAGTCTCTGATCGGCCAGGCGATGGCAGGCTGTACGTTTCAGGAGCCGCCGAAAGCGATGGTGGATGAATATTATGACACGATTGTCAAAAACTTTTCGCTGACAGCCGCATCAGGCGGTCTCAGCCTTGAGCAGTTGTTCACCAGCTATGGTATTACCATGGAACAGTTTGAAGAGGAAGAGCGGGTGCGGGCGGCAGAAGAATGCCGCAGAGACATTATGCTTCAGGCGATTGCCAACAAGGAAAACATCACAGTCAGTCAGGAAGAGATCGACGCGGCTGATGTGGACAGTACCGGGAGCGGTAACGGCAGAGATGCTGTCATGCGCAGTAAAGTAGTGGCTTTTCTGAGGGAAAATGCGGCCATCACCGAATAA
- the asnS gene encoding asparagine--tRNA ligase — protein sequence MDLVSVKQLYSEKDSFIGKKITVGGWVRSIRDSKTFGFIVLHDGTFFETLQIVYGDKLDNFDKICRLNVGSALIVTGTLVETPQAKQPFEIQADLVEIEGESTADYPLQKKRHSLEYLRTITHLRPRTNTFQAVFRVRSLIAYAIHQFFHERGFVYVHTPLITGSDCEGAGEMFRVTTLDMEDLPRTEDGSVDYSRDFFGKETNLTVSGQLNVETFAMAFKNVYTFGPTFRAENSNTTRHAAEFWMIEPEMAFADLQDDMALAESMIKYIIRYVLENAPEEMNFFNQFVDKGLLERLQHVMNSDFGHVTYTEAIKILEEHNDEFEYKVFWGCDLQTEHERFLTEKEFKRPVFVTDYPKEIKAFYMKSNDDGKTVAAMDCLVPGIGEIIGGSQREDNIEILEKRMDELGLKREDYGFYMDLRKYGSARHAGFGLGFERCVMYLTGMGNIRDVVPFPRTVKNCEL from the coding sequence ATGGATTTGGTAAGTGTAAAACAGTTGTACAGCGAGAAGGATTCCTTCATCGGCAAAAAAATCACCGTGGGCGGCTGGGTCAGAAGCATCCGGGATTCCAAAACGTTTGGTTTTATCGTACTGCATGATGGCACTTTTTTTGAAACGCTGCAGATCGTATACGGTGATAAGCTGGATAATTTTGATAAAATATGCAGGCTGAATGTCGGCAGCGCACTGATCGTTACCGGTACGCTTGTGGAGACGCCGCAGGCGAAACAGCCTTTTGAGATTCAGGCGGATCTCGTTGAGATCGAGGGAGAGTCAACGGCGGACTATCCTTTGCAGAAAAAAAGGCACAGTCTCGAATATCTGCGGACAATCACGCATCTGCGTCCCCGCACCAACACCTTTCAGGCGGTATTTCGGGTTCGTTCGCTGATCGCTTATGCGATTCATCAGTTCTTTCATGAGAGAGGATTTGTCTACGTGCACACACCACTGATTACCGGAAGCGACTGCGAAGGCGCAGGGGAGATGTTCCGTGTGACGACGCTGGATATGGAAGATCTGCCGAGAACGGAAGACGGCAGTGTGGATTACAGCAGGGATTTTTTTGGTAAGGAGACGAACCTCACGGTCAGCGGTCAGCTGAATGTGGAGACATTTGCCATGGCGTTTAAAAATGTGTATACATTCGGGCCGACGTTCCGGGCGGAAAACTCCAATACGACCCGCCATGCGGCCGAGTTTTGGATGATCGAGCCAGAGATGGCCTTTGCCGATCTGCAGGATGATATGGCGCTGGCGGAGAGCATGATCAAATATATTATCCGTTATGTGCTGGAAAATGCGCCGGAGGAGATGAACTTTTTTAATCAGTTTGTGGACAAAGGACTGTTGGAGCGGCTGCAGCATGTGATGAATTCCGATTTTGGCCACGTGACTTATACGGAGGCTATCAAAATTCTTGAGGAGCATAACGACGAGTTTGAATACAAAGTATTCTGGGGATGTGATCTGCAGACAGAGCATGAGCGTTTCCTGACGGAAAAAGAGTTTAAGCGGCCGGTCTTTGTCACAGACTATCCAAAGGAAATAAAGGCTTTTTATATGAAGAGCAATGACGACGGCAAGACGGTAGCGGCTATGGACTGCCTTGTGCCGGGCATCGGAGAGATCATCGGAGGCAGCCAGAGAGAAGACAATATAGAGATTCTGGAAAAGCGCATGGATGAGCTGGGACTGAAACGAGAAGACTATGGCTTTTATATGGATCTGCGCAAATATGGCAGTGCGAGACATGCCGGGTTTGGTCTTGGATTTGAAAGATGCGTCATGTATCTGACAGGAATGGGCAATATCCGTGATGTTGTACCTTTCCCGAGAACAGTTAAAAACTGTGAACTGTAG